Proteins co-encoded in one Armatimonadota bacterium genomic window:
- a CDS encoding LacI family transcriptional regulator, translated as MPEGTPTIKDVAERAGVSVTTVTNVLHGRGGRFSEETRERVLQAVEELGYRPNQIARILVRRRSHTLGVVVEHFRGALLGNPYYSTLLDGILAEAVQSGYQIKIIALERPDPTHARMNTEDGSIDGAILAAPLHQSPLLQWVENCNIPRVVAGSSPRDLRAACVDVDDEGSVYAAVKWLIELGHRRIAFIAGPTSYWSARQREQAYLRALHDAGITPTPHWIRRGNYSTLSGRQAMELLLQVRPAFSAVVSCNDWMALGALEVLRRKGLLVPDDISVLGFDDVEAAAVASPPLTTIRQPVREIGITAARLLIQQIESGKPSTEHVIFPGELVQRDSVVPCSPEPPDSIKQQQRTRPRRRRYSL; from the coding sequence ATGCCTGAAGGAACTCCGACCATCAAAGATGTCGCCGAACGGGCGGGAGTGTCGGTAACCACCGTAACCAACGTGCTGCACGGACGAGGAGGTCGCTTCTCGGAGGAGACCAGAGAGCGCGTGCTGCAGGCAGTGGAAGAGCTGGGTTACCGTCCTAACCAGATTGCACGCATTCTGGTTCGCCGACGCAGCCACACACTGGGTGTGGTGGTAGAACATTTTCGTGGTGCGCTATTGGGTAACCCGTACTACTCTACTCTGCTGGACGGCATTCTTGCCGAAGCGGTGCAGTCGGGTTACCAGATAAAGATAATCGCGCTGGAACGCCCTGACCCAACCCATGCACGTATGAACACGGAGGACGGCTCTATCGACGGCGCGATTCTGGCTGCGCCTCTACATCAAAGCCCTCTGTTGCAGTGGGTGGAGAACTGCAATATTCCCCGTGTGGTGGCGGGCAGCAGCCCACGCGACCTGCGCGCCGCCTGTGTAGATGTAGATGACGAGGGATCGGTTTACGCCGCCGTCAAGTGGCTGATAGAGCTCGGACACCGACGCATCGCCTTCATTGCCGGTCCGACCAGCTACTGGAGCGCAAGGCAGCGCGAACAAGCCTACCTGCGCGCCCTGCACGACGCGGGTATCACCCCTACCCCACACTGGATACGGCGGGGCAACTACAGCACGCTTTCGGGGCGGCAGGCGATGGAACTGCTGTTGCAGGTGCGTCCAGCGTTCTCGGCGGTGGTGAGCTGTAACGACTGGATGGCTTTGGGTGCGCTGGAGGTGCTTCGCCGTAAGGGATTACTGGTGCCCGATGATATATCGGTGCTGGGCTTTGACGATGTAGAGGCAGCGGCGGTCGCTTCTCCACCCCTGACCACCATCCGGCAGCCGGTGCGCGAAATCGGCATCACCGCCGCCCGACTGCTGATTCAACAGATCGAGAGCGGCAAACCATCTACCGAGCACGTGATATTCCCGGGTGAGCTGGTGCAGCGAGACAGTGTAGTCCCCTGTTCGCCTGAACCGCCCGACAGCATAAAGCAACAACAGCGCACACGCCCGCGGCGCAGGCGCTATTCACTCTGA
- a CDS encoding hydrolase — translation MGSLPFELVAVDLDGTLADEHNRCSPVDLRAMHAVAERGAYVVIASGRMHAATERFWQEAQLNAPILSYNGAMIKHPRDGFIWFHLTVPAPFADEIVDFCETKGYHLNYYLNDHLYVKEETPWSQLYHQRTGSVIEPVGSLTRFRGHSPTKLILIDTPETTDQLREMFHDRFGERLNIIKSNDEYLEFMHPGANKARTLQRLAYQLGVPRERVLAIGDGNNDIPMMRWAGYAVAMGNAKPAVKELAHQIAPPIEQNGLAVALVDIFRLDQKEVFGS, via the coding sequence ATGGGCTCCCTTCCTTTTGAACTGGTAGCGGTAGACCTGGACGGCACACTGGCTGACGAGCACAACCGCTGTTCCCCGGTGGACTTGCGAGCGATGCACGCGGTGGCAGAACGGGGGGCATACGTGGTCATCGCCTCCGGCAGGATGCACGCTGCCACCGAACGCTTCTGGCAGGAAGCGCAACTGAACGCGCCCATCCTTTCCTACAACGGCGCGATGATCAAGCACCCACGCGATGGCTTCATCTGGTTCCACCTGACCGTACCCGCTCCTTTTGCGGACGAGATAGTGGATTTTTGCGAAACGAAAGGCTATCACCTCAACTACTACCTGAACGACCACCTTTACGTGAAGGAAGAGACCCCATGGTCGCAGCTGTACCATCAGCGCACGGGGTCGGTCATCGAGCCGGTGGGCAGTCTCACGCGCTTCCGGGGGCACTCCCCTACCAAACTCATCCTGATTGATACCCCCGAAACGACCGATCAGCTCAGGGAGATGTTTCACGACCGCTTCGGGGAGCGGCTGAACATCATCAAGAGCAACGATGAATATCTGGAGTTCATGCACCCGGGCGCGAACAAGGCGCGCACGCTGCAACGTCTGGCGTATCAGCTGGGCGTGCCGCGCGAGCGCGTGCTGGCTATCGGCGACGGCAACAACGACATCCCCATGATGCGCTGGGCGGGTTACGCGGTGGCAATGGGCAACGCCAAACCAGCAGTCAAGGAGCTGGCGCACCAGATTGCTCCGCCGATTGAGCAAAACGGGCTGGCGGTTGCACTCGTCGATATATTCAGATTAGACCAGAAGGAGGTTTTCGGCTCTTGA